In the Sarcophilus harrisii chromosome 1, mSarHar1.11, whole genome shotgun sequence genome, one interval contains:
- the TBC1D24 gene encoding TBC1 domain family member 24 isoform X1 has product MDAPEYNRFVDTEKMEAMIPDQGPKEMISTDFQEIKQLARQGYWARSYTLRGKVYQKLIEDIPCRTVTPDASVYSDIVGKIVGKRSNTNLPLPEFVDNSLVPSYCLNPQGEEAVRKILLCIANQFPDISFCPTLPAIVALLLHYSIDEAECFEKTCHILACNDPNKRFIDQSFLAFESSCMTFGDLVNKYCQTAHRLVVESSEDVLQVYCDWHKWLFGDLPLNYFARVFDVFLVEGYKVLYRVALAILKFYCKVKATQPLGSENVKQDIRMFVRDIDKTTSPEKLLDKSFAIRLFSRKEIQLLHMANETALKQKGITVKNQSVSSSQRQFVHLAVNAENFQSDIVSVKEMRDIWSWLPERFALCQPLLIFSTMQHGYSLTRLYYHCDGHEPTLLLLKTKTKEVCGAYLSTDWRDRNKFGGKLSFFGTGECFVFRLKPKVQRYVWVVIKHPELAKSSSSEPTASSLQLKEPDSTDPSKRLSPFLAARHFNLPSKAESMFMAGSNECIIIGGGGGQALYIDADLNRGHTGHCETFNNEPLCSENFLISSLEVWGFWNAGVQE; this is encoded by the exons ATGGATGCCCCAGAGTACAACCGCTTCGTGGATACAGAGAAGATGGAAGCTATGATCCCGGACCAAGGACCCAAAGAGATGATAAGCACAGACTTCCAGGAGATAAAACAGTTGGCACGCCAAGGCTACTGGGCCCGAAGCTACACTCTTAGGGGGAAGGTTTACCAAAAGCTGATCGAGGACATTCCATGTCGAACAGTCACACCAGATGCCAGTGTGTACAGTGATATTGTAGGAAAGATTGTGGGCAAACGCAGCAACACCAACCTCCCTCTGCCTGAGTTTGTGGACAATAGTCTGGTCCCAAGCTACTGCCTAAATCCACAGGGAGAAGAAGCCGTTCGAAAGATCCTCCTGTGTATTGCTAACCAGTTCCCCGACATTTCCTTTTGTCCAACACTGCCGGCCATTGTCGCCCTTCTCCTGCATTATAGCATTGATGAAGCAGAGTGTTTTGAGAAAACTTGTCATATCTTGGCTTGCAATGACCCCAACAAGAGGTTTATTGACCAGAGTTTCCTCgcttttgagtcttcttgtatGACATTTGGGGACCTTGTTAACAAATACTGTCAGACAGCCCACAGATTGGTGGTAGAGTCATCAGAGGATGTATTACAGGTCTATTGTGACTGGCATAAGTGGCTCTTTGGGGATCTGCCACTCAATTACTTTGCTCGAGTCTTTGATGTATTCCTGGTTGAGGGTTACAAGGTACTCTACAGAGTTGCTTTGGCAATTCTTAAGTTCTATTGCAAGGTAAAAGCCACACAACCCCTGGGATCAGAAAATGTGAAGCAGGATATCCGTATGTTTGTTAGAGACATTGATAAGACAACATCCCCTGAGAAGCTGTTGGACAAATCCTTTGCCATCCGTCTCTTCTCCAGGAAGGAGATCCAGCTCTTGCATATGGCCAATGAGACAGCTCTGAAGCAGAAAGGCATCACTGTCAAGAATCAGAG TGTTTCATCTTCTCAAAG GCAGTTCGTGCACTTGGCTGTAAATGCGGAGAATTTCCAGTCAGACATTGTCTCAGTGAAGGAGATGCGAGACATTTGGTCGTGGCTCCCCGAACGATTTGCTCTCTGCCAGCCTCTGTTGATTTTCTCCACTATGCAGCATGGATACAGCTTGACAAG GCTTTATTACCACTGTGATGGACATGAGCCAACTCTACTTCTCCTTAAGACAAAAACGAAAGAG gtTTGTGGTGCTTACCTGTCAACAGATTGGAGGGATCGAAATAAGTTTGGAGGCAAGCTGAGCTTCTTTGGAACTGGGGAGTGCTTTGTGTTTAGG CTGAAGCCAAAAGTGCAGCGATATGTGTGGGTAGTGATCAAACACCCAGAGCTGGCCAAGAGTTCATCCTCAGAACCCACAGCTTCAAGTCTGCAGCTTAAAGAACCAGACTCCACAGACCCCTCAAAACGACTCTCTCCTTTCTTGGCTGCTCGGCACTTCAATCTTCCTTCAAAAGCTGAATCCATGTTTATGGCTGGATCCAACGAGTGCATCATCATAG GTGGTGGAGGTGGGCAGGCTTTATACATCGATGCAGACCTGAACCGAGGCCATACAGGACACTGTGAAACCTTTAACAATGAGCCTCTGTGCTCTGAAAACTTCCTCATCTCTTCCTTAGAGGTGTGGGGCTTCTGGAATGCTGGAGTACAAGAGTAG
- the TBC1D24 gene encoding TBC1 domain family member 24 isoform X2, whose amino-acid sequence MDAPEYNRFVDTEKMEAMIPDQGPKEMISTDFQEIKQLARQGYWARSYTLRGKVYQKLIEDIPCRTVTPDASVYSDIVGKIVGKRSNTNLPLPEFVDNSLVPSYCLNPQGEEAVRKILLCIANQFPDISFCPTLPAIVALLLHYSIDEAECFEKTCHILACNDPNKRFIDQSFLAFESSCMTFGDLVNKYCQTAHRLVVESSEDVLQVYCDWHKWLFGDLPLNYFARVFDVFLVEGYKVLYRVALAILKFYCKVKATQPLGSENVKQDIRMFVRDIDKTTSPEKLLDKSFAIRLFSRKEIQLLHMANETALKQKGITVKNQRQFVHLAVNAENFQSDIVSVKEMRDIWSWLPERFALCQPLLIFSTMQHGYSLTRLYYHCDGHEPTLLLLKTKTKEVCGAYLSTDWRDRNKFGGKLSFFGTGECFVFRLKPKVQRYVWVVIKHPELAKSSSSEPTASSLQLKEPDSTDPSKRLSPFLAARHFNLPSKAESMFMAGSNECIIIGGGGGQALYIDADLNRGHTGHCETFNNEPLCSENFLISSLEVWGFWNAGVQE is encoded by the exons ATGGATGCCCCAGAGTACAACCGCTTCGTGGATACAGAGAAGATGGAAGCTATGATCCCGGACCAAGGACCCAAAGAGATGATAAGCACAGACTTCCAGGAGATAAAACAGTTGGCACGCCAAGGCTACTGGGCCCGAAGCTACACTCTTAGGGGGAAGGTTTACCAAAAGCTGATCGAGGACATTCCATGTCGAACAGTCACACCAGATGCCAGTGTGTACAGTGATATTGTAGGAAAGATTGTGGGCAAACGCAGCAACACCAACCTCCCTCTGCCTGAGTTTGTGGACAATAGTCTGGTCCCAAGCTACTGCCTAAATCCACAGGGAGAAGAAGCCGTTCGAAAGATCCTCCTGTGTATTGCTAACCAGTTCCCCGACATTTCCTTTTGTCCAACACTGCCGGCCATTGTCGCCCTTCTCCTGCATTATAGCATTGATGAAGCAGAGTGTTTTGAGAAAACTTGTCATATCTTGGCTTGCAATGACCCCAACAAGAGGTTTATTGACCAGAGTTTCCTCgcttttgagtcttcttgtatGACATTTGGGGACCTTGTTAACAAATACTGTCAGACAGCCCACAGATTGGTGGTAGAGTCATCAGAGGATGTATTACAGGTCTATTGTGACTGGCATAAGTGGCTCTTTGGGGATCTGCCACTCAATTACTTTGCTCGAGTCTTTGATGTATTCCTGGTTGAGGGTTACAAGGTACTCTACAGAGTTGCTTTGGCAATTCTTAAGTTCTATTGCAAGGTAAAAGCCACACAACCCCTGGGATCAGAAAATGTGAAGCAGGATATCCGTATGTTTGTTAGAGACATTGATAAGACAACATCCCCTGAGAAGCTGTTGGACAAATCCTTTGCCATCCGTCTCTTCTCCAGGAAGGAGATCCAGCTCTTGCATATGGCCAATGAGACAGCTCTGAAGCAGAAAGGCATCACTGTCAAGAATCAGAG GCAGTTCGTGCACTTGGCTGTAAATGCGGAGAATTTCCAGTCAGACATTGTCTCAGTGAAGGAGATGCGAGACATTTGGTCGTGGCTCCCCGAACGATTTGCTCTCTGCCAGCCTCTGTTGATTTTCTCCACTATGCAGCATGGATACAGCTTGACAAG GCTTTATTACCACTGTGATGGACATGAGCCAACTCTACTTCTCCTTAAGACAAAAACGAAAGAG gtTTGTGGTGCTTACCTGTCAACAGATTGGAGGGATCGAAATAAGTTTGGAGGCAAGCTGAGCTTCTTTGGAACTGGGGAGTGCTTTGTGTTTAGG CTGAAGCCAAAAGTGCAGCGATATGTGTGGGTAGTGATCAAACACCCAGAGCTGGCCAAGAGTTCATCCTCAGAACCCACAGCTTCAAGTCTGCAGCTTAAAGAACCAGACTCCACAGACCCCTCAAAACGACTCTCTCCTTTCTTGGCTGCTCGGCACTTCAATCTTCCTTCAAAAGCTGAATCCATGTTTATGGCTGGATCCAACGAGTGCATCATCATAG GTGGTGGAGGTGGGCAGGCTTTATACATCGATGCAGACCTGAACCGAGGCCATACAGGACACTGTGAAACCTTTAACAATGAGCCTCTGTGCTCTGAAAACTTCCTCATCTCTTCCTTAGAGGTGTGGGGCTTCTGGAATGCTGGAGTACAAGAGTAG